The Actinomycetota bacterium genome includes a window with the following:
- a CDS encoding segregation/condensation protein A produces the protein MGYRVKTQAFEGPFDLLLHLVSRQKLDVNSISVTEVTDQYLEHVDRMQDLDLDVASDFLLVAATLLEIKAASLLPQDVEYFGDEMDDLSPEEARELLVARLLAYKQFKNAAGEINARMEAESRMHPRQAGLEERFLKLMPDFLEDVTLRGLAVICADLMYRREEFFLLQSEHIATVLISLELHTESVARTLAQRRRISFRELVAEDQRPEVVVVTLLAILELYKRAFAGVQQDSVFDDIIVTALDQEGGQ, from the coding sequence ATGGGCTACCGGGTAAAGACACAAGCGTTCGAAGGTCCGTTCGATCTTCTGCTGCATCTGGTCTCGCGCCAGAAGCTGGATGTGAACTCGATCTCGGTCACCGAGGTCACAGACCAGTATCTGGAGCATGTCGATCGCATGCAGGACCTCGATCTCGATGTTGCAAGCGACTTTCTCCTGGTAGCGGCGACACTGCTCGAGATCAAGGCGGCAAGCCTGCTTCCCCAGGATGTCGAGTACTTCGGCGACGAGATGGACGACCTGTCTCCTGAGGAGGCCCGCGAACTGCTGGTCGCACGCCTTCTCGCATACAAGCAATTCAAGAACGCCGCCGGAGAGATCAACGCACGTATGGAGGCGGAGTCGAGGATGCATCCTCGGCAGGCAGGGCTCGAAGAGCGCTTCCTCAAACTGATGCCCGACTTCCTGGAAGACGTTACGTTGCGCGGGCTCGCGGTCATTTGTGCTGACCTGATGTACCGCCGCGAGGAGTTCTTCCTGCTGCAATCGGAGCACATTGCTACGGTTCTGATCTCGCTCGAGCTGCATACAGAAAGCGTCGCCCGCACCCTGGCCCAGCGCCGCCGCATATCCTTCCGCGAACTGGTGGCCGAGGACCAGCGTCCCGAAGTCGTTGTCGTCACGCTCCTGGCGATTCTCGAGCTCTACAAGCGCGCATTCGCAGGCGTCCAGCAGGACAGCGTCTTTGACGACATCATCGTGACAGCACTCGACCAAGAGGGTGGGCAGTAG
- the scpB gene encoding SMC-Scp complex subunit ScpB, giving the protein MSLRGAIEALLFVSDEPVSAARIARILDENEAMVGSGLEALAEEYQAGERGFQLREVAGGWRLYTHPAYHECIEQYVLSWDTRRLSQASLEALSVVAYHQPVTRAGVNAIRGVNSEGVISSLVDKGLVRETGRDKNQGNAILYGTTRSFLEKFGLKDLGELPPLEEFAPNPHTERAIRERLGALDGSSLADGEDDYAEETSEDTASEEQEDEDGATA; this is encoded by the coding sequence GTGAGCCTGAGAGGAGCCATAGAGGCGCTGCTATTCGTTTCCGACGAGCCGGTCTCTGCGGCACGCATAGCGCGCATTCTCGATGAGAACGAAGCGATGGTCGGTTCGGGGCTCGAAGCTCTTGCCGAGGAGTACCAGGCCGGCGAGCGCGGATTCCAGCTTCGCGAGGTCGCAGGTGGGTGGCGCCTCTACACGCATCCCGCCTACCACGAATGTATCGAACAGTATGTGCTGTCGTGGGACACGAGGCGCCTGTCGCAGGCGTCTCTTGAGGCGCTCTCCGTGGTCGCGTATCACCAACCTGTGACGCGCGCCGGGGTGAATGCCATTCGCGGAGTGAACAGTGAGGGCGTGATCAGCTCGCTCGTGGACAAAGGGCTCGTTCGCGAGACCGGCCGCGACAAGAACCAGGGCAACGCGATCTTGTACGGAACCACGCGGAGCTTCCTCGAGAAGTTCGGCCTGAAGGACCTCGGCGAGCTACCGCCGCTGGAGGAGTTCGCGCCGAACCCCCACACGGAGCGCGCGATTCGTGAGCGACTCGGCGCACTGGACGGGTCATCCCTCGCCGATGGTGAAGACGACTACGCCGAGGAGACATCCGAAGACACCGCCTCCGAGGAGCAGGAAGACGAGGATGGCGCAACCGCCTGA
- a CDS encoding pseudouridine synthase, producing the protein MAQPPEQIVPMRVQKFLARAGVASRRGSEDLMTAGRVQVNGEPVTSLGAKVDPACDVVTVDGRVVSLGDEPVYLVLNKPAGYVTTMDDPQGRATVAELIPPDEPALFPVGRLDRDTTGLLLFTTDGELGFRLLHPSFHVEKAYLAEVDGSPAEEDLERLRQGIDLDDGPTKPAGVRLVEERDGGAVVEIVLSEGRKRQVKRMLSAIGNPVLQLHRTRFGPIDLGDLPEGQTRTLSAEEIESLRSVAGKEA; encoded by the coding sequence ATGGCGCAACCGCCTGAGCAGATAGTCCCCATGCGCGTGCAGAAGTTCCTTGCCCGCGCCGGCGTGGCGTCTCGACGCGGGTCTGAGGACCTCATGACTGCGGGACGCGTGCAGGTGAACGGCGAGCCGGTGACGTCGCTGGGTGCGAAGGTGGATCCGGCATGCGACGTCGTGACCGTTGACGGCAGGGTCGTGTCCCTTGGCGACGAACCGGTGTACCTCGTGCTGAACAAGCCGGCGGGATACGTCACCACCATGGACGACCCGCAGGGCCGTGCCACGGTTGCAGAGCTTATCCCACCCGACGAGCCAGCGCTCTTTCCCGTGGGGCGTCTGGATCGCGATACGACGGGCCTGCTTCTGTTCACGACCGACGGCGAGCTCGGGTTCAGGCTTCTGCACCCGAGCTTCCACGTCGAGAAGGCCTACCTGGCCGAGGTGGATGGCAGCCCCGCCGAGGAGGACCTGGAGCGGCTTCGGCAGGGGATAGACCTCGACGACGGTCCCACAAAGCCGGCCGGCGTGAGGCTGGTGGAGGAGCGCGACGGCGGTGCGGTAGTGGAGATCGTCCTTAGCGAAGGTCGAAAGCGGCAGGTCAAGCGCATGCTTTCGGCCATCGGGAATCCGGTCCTCCAGTTGCATCGCACGCGGTTCGGGCCCATCGACCTGGGAGATCTCCCCGAGGGACAGACACGGACCTTGAGTGCCGAGGAGATCGAGTCCTTGCGCTCTGTGGCTGGGAAGGAAGCGTAG
- a CDS encoding bifunctional adenosylcobinamide kinase/adenosylcobinamide-phosphate guanylyltransferase: protein MALVVITGGARSGKSSVAQRLAKQVANRPTVVVFGSGESDPEMARRIERHRADRPEGWVTVEATDSVEWTGRVPEDGLLVVDCLGTLLSHVMAEVAIDLGSGESGSETLSSAAFEDEVEHRFAALVGWMVKRWNHTLIVTNEVGAGVVPAHVSGRVFRDVLGRANRSLTDRADAAYLVVAGRCIQLTTLPCEPRWPGVKGRKT from the coding sequence GTGGCACTCGTCGTGATCACAGGTGGTGCGCGAAGCGGCAAGTCGTCCGTGGCACAGCGGCTTGCGAAGCAGGTCGCCAATCGTCCGACGGTCGTCGTCTTTGGCTCCGGCGAGAGCGATCCCGAGATGGCGCGCAGGATCGAACGCCATCGCGCGGACCGGCCTGAGGGCTGGGTCACCGTGGAGGCGACGGACTCCGTCGAGTGGACCGGTCGTGTCCCCGAGGACGGTCTCCTGGTGGTTGACTGCCTTGGGACGTTGCTTTCGCATGTGATGGCCGAGGTCGCTATCGACCTGGGTTCGGGCGAGTCCGGTAGCGAGACACTCTCCTCGGCAGCCTTCGAGGACGAGGTCGAGCACCGATTCGCGGCGCTGGTCGGCTGGATGGTCAAGCGGTGGAACCACACGTTGATCGTCACGAACGAAGTCGGTGCCGGCGTGGTGCCGGCGCACGTGAGCGGACGGGTGTTCCGCGACGTGCTGGGGCGGGCGAACCGCTCGCTCACCGACCGGGCGGATGCGGCATACCTTGTCGTAGCCGGCCGCTGTATCCAACTGACAACGCTACCGTGCGAGCCGCGGTGGCCCGGCGTGAAGGGCCGCAAGACGTGA